The following proteins are co-located in the Fusobacterium sp. genome:
- a CDS encoding MurR/RpiR family transcriptional regulator, with protein sequence MDKIHKFYKENYKTLTKVEKKIAEFFAKKPKKVILLSALDLGKEIGVSDASVLRFSKIMGFNKFNDFKNYIALELSETSPDDRIVKNWDNFNSKNDIANKIVNADLENIKEFLLNVDFDQVNEAVEMIYEAKKLYFLGIGSSRAISQFMFWHVKRLGFNAECINEGGLGLYEAFSHIKKGDVVIIFTFPRFLNDEIKAIKLAKEKKAKIITVTSNVFSEISFLSNIVFKISVENNGFFNSYMVPMELCNIILTALFEKNKTSIYAELKENSLVKDFLFTSEN encoded by the coding sequence ATGGATAAAATACATAAATTCTATAAAGAAAATTATAAAACTCTTACTAAAGTTGAAAAGAAAATTGCTGAATTTTTTGCAAAAAAACCTAAGAAAGTGATACTTTTATCAGCATTGGATTTAGGAAAAGAAATAGGAGTTAGTGATGCTTCTGTTTTAAGGTTTTCTAAAATTATGGGATTTAATAAATTTAATGATTTTAAGAATTATATAGCTTTAGAACTTAGTGAAACAAGCCCTGATGACAGAATAGTAAAAAATTGGGATAATTTTAATTCTAAAAATGATATAGCTAACAAAATAGTTAATGCTGATCTTGAAAATATAAAAGAATTTTTATTAAATGTAGATTTTGACCAAGTAAATGAAGCTGTAGAAATGATATATGAAGCTAAAAAGCTATATTTTTTGGGAATAGGATCAAGCCGGGCTATATCTCAGTTCATGTTTTGGCATGTAAAAAGGCTTGGATTTAATGCTGAGTGTATAAATGAGGGTGGTCTAGGATTGTATGAAGCTTTTTCTCATATCAAAAAAGGTGATGTTGTTATAATATTTACTTTTCCTAGATTTTTAAATGATGAAATAAAAGCTATAAAATTAGCAAAAGAAAAGAAAGCAAAAATAATAACTGTAACAAGTAATGTATTTTCTGAGATAAGTTTTTTAAGCAACATTGTTTTTAAAATATCTGTTGAAAATAATGGTTTTTTTAATTCTTATATGGTCCCTATGGAGCTTTGCAATATAATTCTAACAGCACTTTTTGAAAAAAATAAAACTAGTATTTATGCAGAATTAAAGGAAAATAGTCTTGTGAAGGACTTTTTATTTACATCAGAAAATTAA
- a CDS encoding gamma-glutamyl-gamma-aminobutyrate hydrolase family protein, translated as MKKPIIGITSAHEKEEGLRNYHRTTVSIDYTKAVVAGGGIPVVIPVTNDIEIIKAQLELLDGLLLSGGTDLNPFLYGQDFKEGIKVISPERDECEMIIVEEFLKTKKPILGICRGHQILNVYFNGTLFQDVRYYGKEVLKHRQDLYPELATHRVNIIEEDNILFELYGKEIATNSFHHQIIDKLGEGLTTIATANDGIIEAFQMKSHKFLYGIQWHPEMMTARGNTEMKKIFEKFVASCEVE; from the coding sequence ATGAAAAAACCTATAATAGGAATAACTTCAGCTCATGAAAAGGAAGAAGGATTAAGAAACTATCATAGAACCACAGTAAGTATAGATTATACAAAAGCAGTAGTAGCAGGAGGAGGGATACCTGTTGTCATTCCTGTTACTAATGATATAGAAATAATAAAAGCCCAACTTGAACTTTTAGATGGCTTACTTCTATCAGGAGGAACAGATTTGAATCCCTTTCTATATGGTCAGGATTTTAAAGAAGGAATAAAAGTAATTTCACCTGAAAGAGATGAATGTGAAATGATTATAGTTGAGGAGTTTTTAAAAACTAAAAAACCTATACTAGGAATATGCAGAGGGCATCAAATTTTAAATGTTTATTTTAATGGAACATTATTTCAAGATGTAAGATATTATGGAAAGGAAGTTCTGAAACATAGGCAGGATCTTTATCCTGAATTAGCTACACACAGAGTGAATATCATAGAAGAAGATAATATTCTTTTTGAATTATATGGAAAAGAAATTGCTACAAATTCATTTCATCATCAAATTATAGATAAACTGGGAGAAGGGCTCACTACAATAGCCACTGCCAATGATGGAATAATAGAAGCTTTTCAAATGAAATCTCATAAATTTCTTTATGGAATTCAATGGCATCCTGAAATGATGACTGCCAGAGGAAATACAGAAATGAAAAAAATATTTGAAAAATTTGTGGCAAGTTGTGAGGTAGAATAA
- a CDS encoding amidohydrolase translates to MQIFKNGKIHSFNSENTIYEAIAIENERIISIGSTEDVFERFKEREDKEIIDLKGKTVIPGFNDSHVHFMNYGYTGKKIRLNECKSIEELIALGKKTLPYGGWILGRGWNQDLFSGEKRIPEKSDLDKISKDIPVCYTRACGHVAVINSKAMELCGITPETECFGGDIDYNKGIFTENALYLVYSHISKLSLEEMKNIILETQEKFLTMGITSVQTDDFESFPDKDFKKVIQAYEELEKEKKLKIRVYEQGLMPTKDRIKELAEYKYFTGTGDEKFKMGPIKLLLDGSLGGKTALLQLPYEGEENNKGIVTYTQEEFDEIVKYADSMGYQIAVHAIGDGAVKMALDSFEKLPDLNRKRHGIVHCQITTMELIDRIKKLDILVYIQPIFLDYDLHIVEDRVGYKRSLESYIWKTMLNRGIKLCFGSDAPVDNADVIKAIHCAVNRQDMNFYPKDGWLPNERISVEEAVRCYTLNSAYASFEENQKGSLEIGKLADFVVLDRDIFTIDKSQILSTKIDSTVISGEILYINI, encoded by the coding sequence ATGCAGATATTTAAGAATGGAAAGATACATTCTTTTAATTCTGAAAATACTATATATGAAGCAATAGCTATAGAAAATGAAAGAATAATATCTATAGGAAGTACAGAGGATGTATTTGAAAGATTTAAAGAAAGAGAAGATAAAGAGATTATCGATTTGAAAGGGAAAACTGTAATACCAGGGTTTAATGACAGTCATGTACATTTTATGAATTATGGATATACAGGAAAAAAGATAAGATTAAATGAATGTAAAAGTATAGAAGAACTCATTGCACTTGGGAAAAAAACTTTACCTTATGGTGGTTGGATATTAGGAAGAGGCTGGAATCAGGATCTTTTCTCTGGTGAGAAGAGAATACCTGAAAAAAGTGATTTAGATAAAATATCTAAAGATATACCAGTGTGTTACACAAGAGCCTGTGGTCATGTGGCAGTAATTAACAGCAAAGCCATGGAATTATGCGGAATAACACCTGAGACAGAATGTTTTGGCGGAGATATAGATTATAACAAAGGTATATTTACAGAAAATGCATTGTATCTTGTTTATTCACATATTTCTAAACTTTCACTTGAAGAAATGAAAAATATAATATTGGAAACTCAGGAAAAATTTTTAACAATGGGAATAACATCAGTACAGACAGATGATTTTGAATCGTTTCCAGATAAAGATTTTAAAAAGGTAATACAGGCTTATGAAGAATTAGAGAAAGAAAAAAAACTTAAAATAAGAGTTTATGAACAGGGACTTATGCCTACAAAAGACAGAATAAAAGAACTTGCTGAATATAAATATTTTACTGGAACTGGTGATGAAAAATTTAAGATGGGACCTATAAAGCTCTTATTAGATGGATCACTGGGAGGAAAAACAGCTTTATTACAGCTGCCTTATGAAGGAGAAGAAAATAACAAGGGAATAGTAACATATACACAGGAAGAATTTGATGAAATAGTAAAGTACGCAGATTCTATGGGGTATCAGATAGCAGTGCATGCTATAGGAGATGGAGCTGTAAAAATGGCATTAGATAGTTTTGAAAAACTTCCTGATCTCAACAGAAAAAGACATGGGATAGTACATTGTCAAATAACAACAATGGAGCTTATAGATAGAATAAAAAAATTAGATATTCTAGTGTATATTCAGCCAATATTCCTGGATTATGATTTACATATAGTAGAAGATAGAGTTGGATATAAGAGGAGTTTGGAATCATATATCTGGAAAACTATGCTGAATAGAGGAATAAAGCTTTGCTTTGGTTCAGATGCTCCAGTAGATAATGCAGATGTAATAAAAGCAATACATTGTGCTGTGAATAGGCAGGATATGAATTTTTATCCAAAAGATGGCTGGCTTCCAAATGAAAGAATATCTGTAGAAGAGGCAGTGAGATGTTATACATTAAATAGTGCTTATGCATCTTTTGAAGAGAATCAAAAGGGAAGTTTAGAGATAGGAAAACTGGCAGATTTTGTTGTACTAGACAGAGATATATTTACTATTGATAAAAGTCAGATACTTTCTACTAAAATTGATTCAACAGTTATCAGTGGAGAGATTCTATATATAAATATTTAA
- a CDS encoding amino acid carrier protein codes for MLAYFEALVNFLWGLPIIVIILGTGFYFTFKTGFFQVFHLKHIFSETICKIIKKGNKAEGDGKGLITPFEAVATAIGGSVGVGNIGGVATAMAVGGPGSLFWLWIAAFVGMILKMAEVSLGVYYREKDEKGDPYGGPTYYMEKGLGEEKGHKWWIIPAVIFGGGIFSTFFITVQNYTVSEAVSAAFGIKIIYASIIYIVCNYILIIGGIKSLGKLAGKIVPIMCVFYVGAALYIVAINIGNLPATLGLVFKGAFTGTAAAGGFAGAAFSQVMRIGMARSVFSNEAGWGSSPMIHASAQTDHPIKQGLWGAFEVFIDTIVVCTLTCLVIIITGVWNSGATGATLTLNAFETGMGSASKIFIATGIFLFGVTTSSGWYAYYEIILRHLMKSSPKLKDGILKFYKIFYPVPGFIMVLMATTIGMPGSTVWLFADFTTAVPTFINIAVMLSLSGTFFKLFKDYQTKYILKEEVKPEDKIKVFYEED; via the coding sequence ATGTTGGCGTATTTTGAGGCTTTAGTTAATTTCTTATGGGGATTACCTATAATAGTAATCATCTTAGGAACGGGATTTTATTTTACTTTTAAAACTGGATTTTTCCAAGTATTTCATCTTAAACATATTTTCTCTGAAACTATATGTAAGATAATCAAAAAAGGAAATAAAGCAGAAGGAGATGGAAAAGGACTTATCACTCCATTTGAAGCAGTTGCAACAGCGATTGGAGGATCAGTTGGAGTAGGTAATATTGGAGGAGTTGCTACTGCTATGGCAGTTGGAGGACCAGGATCACTTTTTTGGCTTTGGATAGCAGCTTTTGTTGGAATGATATTAAAAATGGCTGAAGTATCTCTGGGAGTTTATTATAGAGAAAAAGATGAAAAAGGAGATCCATATGGAGGACCTACATATTACATGGAAAAAGGTCTTGGAGAGGAAAAAGGGCATAAATGGTGGATTATTCCAGCTGTTATATTTGGTGGAGGAATCTTCTCTACATTTTTTATTACAGTACAAAACTATACAGTATCAGAAGCTGTAAGTGCTGCATTTGGAATTAAAATAATCTATGCAAGTATTATCTATATTGTATGTAATTATATTTTGATAATTGGAGGAATCAAATCTCTAGGAAAATTGGCTGGTAAAATAGTACCTATCATGTGTGTATTCTATGTAGGGGCAGCATTGTATATAGTTGCTATAAATATAGGAAACCTTCCTGCAACATTAGGACTTGTATTTAAAGGAGCTTTTACTGGAACAGCAGCAGCAGGAGGATTTGCTGGAGCAGCTTTCAGTCAGGTAATGAGAATTGGTATGGCAAGATCAGTATTCAGTAATGAGGCAGGATGGGGAAGTTCTCCAATGATTCATGCTTCTGCACAGACTGATCATCCTATTAAACAAGGTCTATGGGGAGCATTTGAAGTATTTATTGATACAATTGTAGTTTGTACTTTAACTTGTCTAGTTATAATAATCACAGGTGTATGGAACAGTGGGGCGACAGGAGCTACTCTTACTCTAAATGCCTTTGAAACTGGTATGGGATCAGCAAGTAAAATATTTATAGCAACTGGAATATTTTTATTTGGAGTAACTACTTCATCTGGATGGTATGCTTATTATGAAATTATTTTAAGACATCTTATGAAATCATCTCCTAAATTAAAAGATGGAATATTAAAATTTTATAAAATATTCTATCCAGTACCGGGATTTATAATGGTTCTTATGGCAACTACTATTGGAATGCCAGGATCAACTGTATGGCTGTTTGCTGATTTTACAACAGCAGTGCCTACATTTATAAATATTGCAGTTATGCTTTCATTGAGTGGAACTTTCTTCAAATTATTCAAAGATTATCAAACTAAATATATTTTAAAAGAAGAAGTTAAACCTGAGGATAAAATAAAAGTGTTTTATGAAGAAGACTAG